The following are from one region of the Neorhodopirellula lusitana genome:
- a CDS encoding DUF6508 domain-containing protein — protein sequence MNRFCNTQGRLHALPSSGKLSGTQSPASRLDSESTWRPRGRLCVCPLTENKNETIMADSNLQMTPVTREQIDAILPFLPRLEEEGFVAGEWKGRPGQFPWFQFSDETKEFLNAVNLQDWVSPQCRWTEWQDTAKTFIDTPSNIETADAQTIRRLFTTHVRANRFCEGHLAAMFESGHMLLLLKRLKTIRTGMGEL from the coding sequence TTGAATCGCTTTTGTAACACCCAAGGACGCCTGCACGCTTTGCCCTCGTCAGGTAAACTATCTGGGACTCAATCGCCGGCTAGCCGCTTGGACTCGGAATCAACCTGGCGGCCTCGCGGACGCCTATGTGTTTGCCCGCTAACCGAGAATAAGAACGAAACGATCATGGCCGACAGCAATCTTCAAATGACGCCCGTCACACGCGAGCAAATCGATGCCATCCTTCCGTTTCTGCCGCGATTGGAAGAAGAGGGATTTGTTGCGGGGGAGTGGAAAGGCCGCCCTGGGCAGTTCCCTTGGTTTCAATTTTCGGATGAAACCAAGGAGTTCTTAAACGCAGTCAATCTTCAAGACTGGGTATCGCCTCAGTGTCGATGGACGGAGTGGCAAGACACGGCCAAAACCTTCATCGACACCCCATCGAATATCGAAACCGCGGACGCTCAAACGATCCGCAGGCTATTCACCACCCATGTTCGAGCAAACCGGTTCTGCGAAGGACATCTCGCAGCGATGTTCGAGAGCGGGCACATGTTGTTGTTACTTAAACGATTGAAAACGATCCGAACCGGCATGGGCGAACTGTAG